A region of Micropterus dolomieu isolate WLL.071019.BEF.003 ecotype Adirondacks linkage group LG01, ASM2129224v1, whole genome shotgun sequence DNA encodes the following proteins:
- the LOC123976542 gene encoding cysteine/serine-rich nuclear protein 3-like, whose protein sequence is MSGILKRKLEEGPSPYLSMQGSDDDVSCSDSGNSSDSLNHPVPAGLLDSTLQQQSKRLRGRNVHFESVTVYYFSRRQGFTSVPTQGGSTLGMSPRHSGVKRFTLREFAMEQKRSHRNMLRDHLKEEKLNAIKLKLTKNGTVSSVEADTLTLDDISEDDLDVDNTEVDDYFFLQPLTTRRRRALLRASGVRRIDVEEKHELRALRMSREECGCRCRGICDPETCACSLAGIKCQVNGTVVDRMSFPCGCAKEGCSNTTGRLEFNPVRVRTHFLHTIMKLELERSREEQQQQHHHHQQQQQQPEQQLVTNGNGYHGDSSLVQQQQQQQQPNLQFPLMSGTPHIPIMHLQSTGNSDSHLNEMEEEEEEEEEEEEEEEEEEEEEEEEEEEDEEDEDDEAYEEDEDGSSVCSGLSDCSTHSLETIDPEEEEEDEEDEEDDDDEEEEEEEEEDWDCSLHGTSPPPYSVPLPSVLSYSNNTLMSLSNPFHNTPSMQHYQIDRSVNDTPAFLSENGTVAPTLPTVETAIESEINTKLHCQTEQQSIPSHFPHPAESLTLQTYSHVDTRESNSAPAGAADEQPPSTELQNNPDHHDSQTEASAGSVSEQTGETKRELIQEQPGLHMQRDTDQITSTSCSEST, encoded by the exons ATGAGTGGGATCCTGAAGAGGAAGCTTGAGGAGGGCCCGTCCCCTTACCTGTCCATGCAGGGATCTGATGATGATGTTTCCTGCAGCGACAGCGGCAACAGCAGTGATAGTCTCAACCATCCCGTACCCGCTggactgcttgact CCACTCTCCAGCAGCAGTCAAAGCGACTGCGGGGTCGAAACGTGCACTTTGAGAGCGTGACAGTCTACTACTTCAGCCGTCGGCAGGGCTTCACCAGTGTGCCCACGCAGGGTGGCAGCACCCTTGGGATGTCACCACGTCACAGCGGGGTGAAGCGCTTCACTCTCAGGGAGTTTGCCATGGAGCAGAAACGAAGCCACCGGAACATGCTGAGAGACCATCTCAAAGAGGAGAAACTCAATGCCATCAAACTCAAA CTGACTAAGAATGGCACTGTGTCATCCGTGGAGGCGGACACCCTGACGCTCGATGATATCTCCGAAGATGACCTGGATGTGGACAACACGGAGGTGGACGATTACTTCTTCCTCCAGCCTCTGACTACCAGGCGGCGCCGGGCCCTTCTCCGCGCCTCTGGCGTCCGACGCATTGACGTGGAGGAGAAGCACGAGCTGCGTGCCCTGCGCATGTCCCGTGAGGAGTGCGGGTGTCGCTGCAGGGGTATATGTGACCCAGAGACCTGTGCTTGCAGCCTGGCCGGCATTAAGTGCCAGGTAAATGGAACTGTG GTGGACCGCATGTCCTTCCCCTGTGGCTGCGCTAAAGAGGGCTGCAGCAATACCACAGGACGCCTGGAGTTCAACCCGGTCCGGGTACGCACCCACTTCCTGCACACTATCATGAAGCTGGAGCTGGAGAGGAGCCgcgaggagcagcagcagcagcatcatcatcatcagcagcagcagcagcagccggagCAGCAGCTTGTAACCAATGGCAACGGTTACCATGGCGACTCCTCCTtggtccagcagcagcagcagcagcagcagccgaaCCTGCAGTTTCCACTGATGAGTGGCACACCGCACATTCCCATCATGCACCTCCAGAGCACAGGCAACTCGGATTCACATCTAAATgaaatggaggaagaggaagaagaggaagaggaggaggaggaggaggaagaagaagaagaagaagaagaagaagaagaagaagaagaagatgaagaggatgaggatgatgaagCTTATGAAGAAGATGAGGATGGCAGCAGCGTTTGCAGCGGGCTGTCAGACTGCAGCACACATAGCTTAGAAACAATCGATccggaggaagaagaagaggacgaggaagatgaagaagacgatgatgatgaggaagaagaagaggaagaggaggaagattgGGATTGCTCGTTGCACGGAACGAGTCCTCCGCCCTACTCGGTTCCACTTCCTTCTGTGCTGAGTTACTCTAATAACACACTCATGAGCCTCAGTAACCCCTTCCACAACACTCCCTCCATGCAGCATTATCAAATAGACCGCTCTGTAAATGACACTCCTGCTTTTCTCAGTGAAAATGGCACCGTCGCCCCCACGCTCCCCACAGTAGAGACCGCAATAGAGtctgaaataaacacaaaactccACTGCcaaacagagcagcagagcattCCCAGCCATTTCCCTCACCCCGCAGAGTCCCTGACTCTCCAAACTTACTCACATGTAGACACCCGTGAGAGTAACAGTGCCCCTGCTGGTGCAGCTGATGAACAGCCGCCCTCGACGGAACTCCAGAACAATCCAGACCATCATGACTCACAGACTGAGGCTTCGGCTGGGTCTGTGAGTGAGCAGACAGGGGAGACAAAAAGGGAGCTGATACAGGAGCAACCAGGACTGCATATGCAGCGAGACACCGATCAAATAACAAGCACGTCATGCTCAGAGAGTACCTGA